A region of the Styela clava chromosome 1, kaStyClav1.hap1.2, whole genome shotgun sequence genome:
ttgTATAGTGTATGATAATTCTTATAATATCCTGATCATTGGTATGCACCGCCAGTCAGCGCATTATATAAATTTGATGCTCTTGCTATAAGCAACTTTGCTCGTAGATAGCCATATCCCTTATATATTTCCTGTAAGAACTTGATTAACAAGAATAATACAACTTTTTAATTGGGAATAAAACTACAGCCTATGCAGAAAGTTTTGCGTTTCGCCTACATgtcaatatttatgaaatatgtaTGAAgtgtatattataattttttttcatgttttaaacatGAGACAGAAgcatttgatgaaaaatttcttgattacAGGACAGGCCTAAGTGCAAGATATTTTATTGAGGCTGtgaaaacataatattttttctacttcaAACTAGATTACTTTCAAAAAGTGCGTTTCGTATGAAAAATCATGGCAAAATATAggataatatatttcaatcttATGGCCAGAGCTGAGCTCGCTAGATTGATCCTAGTTCAAGCTGGTGTTGAGTTTGAAGATGTCAGGGTCACTCAGGAAGAGTGGGCAAAAATGAAGCCAGGTAACAGtatatatacgtatatatatgtatgtttttACATGTAAATACTGCAATCACTCAAATAATTATTCCAATATCAATCATTGTAAATTCATCCAAATATGTGACGAAAACTTAGATATTCGACAGAATAGCTAACTACTGGTATGCTACGAACGGCATGTTGTTCTATCAAAATGATATATGCGCCATCAGCTAGGACCAATCCTAAATACGAATGCTCAGTTTGAAATATTCGTGTCACGTCGAGTCattcatgaatattttttatacataggttgcaaatttttacattttaaatttacaCGTGATGAGAGATTTCGAATTTTGTTGGGTGATCCTCAGCTTATCTCATTCCTATTCCAGATACTCCTTTCGGCCAACTTCCTTTACTGGAAGTAGATGGAGTTCAATACTGCCAAAGCCCTGCTATTTGCAGTTATCTTGCACGAAAATACAACCTTTTGGGTAAAACCCCAGAAGAAACTATGAGAGCTGAGATGATAGGATTCTGCATGGGAGATATGATGATGAAACTCCCATTTACAGAAAAAGACGAAAAAAAGAAAGTGCGTTGGATTTAATAtgtttctatttatatttacctattttattgattcaaatttttctgtttcaaattttataggAAGAGGCTTTTAAAGAAGCATTCACGACTGTCATTCCACCGTTGTTGCAAAAACTCGAAGCTCTGCTGAAGCAAAACGATGGCGGAGATGGATATTTTGTAAGCCAGGTAACAAAATACAACAACGAAAGTGTATATACAACTTAGTGTTCTTTTTAATACATGACTTGGGTTCGGAATAATTTAAACGTAATCGTAATCTGTAGGATTAGCGATATTGCGATGTAAATGAAATGTAGAATCTATATTTTTTGTCTTCTTTATTGTGGATAGTCGCACGTGAGCAAATTTATATTTCTCGTTATTTATTGAGTTCAGTTTTGAGGCTAACAATTCCATATTCTGGTGCAGAATATTAACCAAGCATCACACCGACTcaatgtttattgttttaatacAGCTGTCGACTGCAGACTTAGCGTGGATGATGTCATCACATTTTTTGGGGAAAATGTGCCCAGATTTGTTGAAGACCGTCCCAAAATTGTCTGCGCTagcaaagaaaattgaagacttACCGAAAATTAGTGAATGGATTAAGTCAAGGCCTCAAACCCCAATATGAGCCGTTTACATCACAATTTGACAACAAGGCTAATTGAGTTTGAAATCATGCGCTGCTGCTGCAGATGAAGCCATACCTAGTCAATTATTATTCACGTTATGCAATACTTTGATAAGAAAGCAAACAGTTTGTAATCTATTTGCAGCATGTTATAAAATGACTCATCATTTTATGTCTGCCTCCTGATTGGTTGATTATCCGCCGAGTTGCAGATTATATCTGTCTATGCGCAGTAAAATTGATTCTCCTGCAAACTGTATAGAAGCATCAtgccaattttatatttatctccCGCCAATAtgaaatgattgaatatttttactatGGATTCGTTTCAAGATTATCATTATCTTTCCATCGGCTAATTTAAGCAAATAAACTGCATCAAAGcattacaattttatttgttcTACAGCAGTATTTTCAATCCAGATTTAACAAATCAGTTTAGTAACGAAAAATTACAGTTATAGATTAGTGATCAGCATTAAGAATGATAGAATCTGGTTGCACATGATTATTAATCTCAATTCGATATTTTAACTGCTAAATATTGCACAGTCTCGATTCGAGTATAACTCAAGgtactcaaaaaaaaaataatcttgtGCTCCGAATAAACTAGCTGAATAAGGTAACATTAACCGTATAAATTTTACAGTAAGCAAGTAAAGCTAACAGACAAAGACAAACATTAAGTGCCAACACCATGGCGAAACAAGACAAACATACAGCAACATATAAAGCAAACGGATATATCAGCAATTTGACAAGTACAGAAAGCTCTTAAAccgaaagaaaaatattaaacgCATATTACAAAATTGACTGAGAAATAAGTCCAAATTAatcattcattgtattttgatATCGAAGAAAGTTTTGGCTGCTACTATGTCAAATTACGGCTATGCATTTCATACTATTGCAACATCGTTACCTACACACATAAAGACGAGACAAGGACGAACAGAGACAAGACAAAAACACAAAACTAAACGAAAATTTAACATCATATCCTTTTTTACGATATGTTACTTATTCGTGGTAATTCTTGTCCCGTCAAAAATTTGCATTAGgctacaaatatttcaatttaagaTGATGTTGATGATAAGATATATAACCAATAAAATAGTGTTGATAATAGTATTCAAATCCATGATTAAtgtccaaaaatatattcatatttgatTAAGTGAAATCATATTAAACAACATCAAGTTTTTAGTTTGGTGAAAAAACGGTATGGCGTTAAATTTAAGCGTAAATTAACTATACGATAACTATAGAATGACTACTGTGACTGACTATTATGATATTTATGGCTGCTTGTTCATATTCTTCACAACGATGTGTGGAGCAACGGAAAAGTCGAACTGGCCGTAATAACTCGAAAGAGCATCTGCAAAATATTAGGTTAGCGAATTAACTTAGTTAACTGCGAGGTAGCTTTATCTGAACAAATTATTACTGAAGGgtgaacgagaatatcggtcagagaccgaagacttatcgatcgaaagttaggggatccccaaaacagcgctcttactccatagtgacaccttgtgtctcatcactaattaattaataactcgctaattatacgacaaaattcaaccaaaatcaataggcttttgatccgaaatatgatgaatgcatatgcaaaatttggagcggattcatccttgctttcgtgagatatcgcgtgtatctaacagacaaacaaacaaacagacaaatacctatcaacatacttactaatcttaagatcgataagtattaACAGAAACGAACTACAACATCAAAGATGTTTCAACTTTTATATCATAATATTCACGCAACTTGAGAAACCCGAAAAAATAATCAAAGCAATGGTTTTTATCTAGTGGGGTTGAATACAACAAAAAGTACATGTCAAGAGTAACGATATCTTACCGCACAAATACGACAATCCACACTGCACACAGCGTTTAATGCCCTTTTTATTAGGACATTGACAGCCGAGGTTACGACAGCATGCGCAGTTCATTTTTGTAGGATCATGATTGCACTGGCAGTTTCCGGGAAGAGTCCATCCATCGAGAAAGTAGGGATTTTCTAAATGCACCATATTAATTacgtttttttaaataaaatatatactataaatgCTATTTTTAAGATTATTATCAAAGTATTCATACCGCATGCATCAGCTCCCTCAGTTccctttatttttattccaattcttGAAACACAGAAACAATTTCCGTCGTTGTCACACTGTCGTGGAACATAACGGCCTCTTGTGTCACACTGTCCCCTAGAAGCGACAAGTTTTCCCAATTTGGAGTTGTTGAAAAAGCAAGGTGCAGCAATTTCTGTTTGAGGGAAGTAAATGGTTAGCAATGCTGACAATTCCTCTATAAAGAGTGAGCAAGATTCTTGAACTAATATTCTAGTATTCAATTTCATTCACAGGAAGACTATAGGTCGTCTGTTCGCGAAAAGTGTTCGACTGTGTTCAATGTCTCTCAAGACTGCTAGCGTAAAAGAACTGTTAGGCCTCGTACTTAAATTAGGAAACCAAATATGACCTCGTAGTTTAGCTTTAGATCATCTAAATTTTATGTACCGCCGCGTCCTTGCAGCAATCTGTACTTCATCATCGCCCCAGCATCAggaaaatatgcaaaattgtcaaaatgGTAATTAAACTAGCATACTAAACGTGAGATGGATGATTTTGATGATTTATGACGATTTGTGCAGACATGTTATAATTTGTGCGCTATTATTGCGATAACTCTGAGAATGCTCTCGTGCCCCCTAAAGACCTCTTCTGATTTTTCGCCCCGAATTGTATTTCTTTCGTCCCAAGGGGAAATATAGAATTCATTAATCTCAAGTGGTAGcagttttttttgaaaacttagTAAACTTAGCATTAGGGGCCTAGGTAATTGCTTTATTAAAAGTAATTCCACACCGTCGATTGAAATAGCACATGTATCCCCGTATCCGCACTGGACACATCTTGATGGGTTTCTGCTGTCGCACTGGCATCCGCCGGGAATGCAGCAAGCACAATCTGTTTTCGTCGGGTCGTAATAGCATTGGCAAGTTTTTCGACTGAGAGTCCATTCGTCGacaatttctaaaataaaacttatttatAATAACACACTTTAAGGATCGAACTAATTTATATACTTATGAATACTAGGACGATTCGAATGCTGTTCCTATGTTACTAGTTTTTTATTTGTTACCGAAATTTCGACAAAATTCGAATTTTAAGGGCTCAGTACCGGTAACCGATGCAACTGAACAGGTAATGTCAGTTGTTGTCTTAAAATAACTATTTAACAATGATGTggaaaatatagaaatgatgAAATTAACTTTTGGGTTTACTACATATACACAGTATCGAAGcttattttcttaattttatgCTGAATATTGAGTTGAATAAATTGCAAACAAAACTgacgtgaaatattcaattctaATTCATTACTCACATATATATGTACTATTATAGGTTATCGGCATTTGTCGTATTTATCATATTAACGATCTGATGAACATATTCGTTTATCAATACCGAATATTCGGAATGCTCTAAAATTATTGATATGATCAGCTTAAATGGTGCTGATATCGCAAAAAATTAAACGCCGCTTGATATTCGGATATAGATCGACTGCGTAAAAATTCAACTCTGTATGATACCAATATATTTACACTTTACCATAACAACTCTTGCCATCTTGCCAAAGataataattttcattacaAAGGCATGTGAAAGATCCATTGTTATTAATGCATGTATGCTCACATCCGTGATTGCCGTCTTCGCATTCGTTGACAtctaaaaagaataaaatatcgcaagtcatttttaaaataaaataccaaaaaagatATGGGATTAGATATGCGGATGATTTTTGTATGTGTGTCTGCAAATCAGGCATAATTATGCACCAAAACGAAAATATGAGAAACCTGATACATTTGGAAGCTCAATATCAATTCTTGACTCTAacaggaacataatacttctgtaaataacaagagagcaatgcccaaatatatggacacaaaggtTAAAACGTAATATTTCACTAACAATTTCCCAAAACCATATCCTGAACGAGGCTGTAACTATGAAACGGCTACCGTGCATATCAGTCTAGTGTAGTTGAGTACAACAAGCTTTCTAGTGAACGTGGTGTAACAATTTTAGCAGATGTTACAATCACGAAATAGAGTCTGCCAAAGTCTAGCGACGATCGCCCGTAATAGCGTTTGTTACAACGAACTCACTAAAGCCAGTTTTTTTTCGTattgacgtgattgtgacgtcgcagtggcgtaatttttggatgactgAAAACCGCGTCTTCACGAATAAGAATAAAATAGCGAAAGTTGGATAAAATATCAGTTCTCATAAGATCCATagtaaatttagaaataaatagaaGGAATAGCCTTCTAGAGACAATAACAATctttaacaaataaatatttctgaTTAATTGGTCCAGTAGCCAGAAAGAGAatcgattttttcaaaaaaacaacgagaagaaaaataccaacaagaacaataacataacaacaaaacgattcaaaggtccattttgtgtccagtaAATCGAATTTGTCCTCTGAATGGTGTTGAATATAAGAAGCAATCGGTGAAAAATTACCTTCACAGTTGAAGTTATTACCGCCGAGTGACCACCCTTCGTTGCAACTGCAAGAGAAGGAGCCTTCAACGTTATTACAGTTGTGTTCACAGCCATGTTCGCCAGAGCATTCATCCACATCTATACAAAAGTAAATTTAGAGTAACGTAACAGAACTTTACAAAACTTTTATGATTAGGAATGTGCGAGAAAAAGAAGtcaagaatatgaaaacaacATATCGTTAGTGttattttgtgatatttgaGTGGTATTATCCAAGGATTCTAAATTTACAATCGTACCAATGCAAGTAGTTTGGTCATCAGACAAAGCATAGCCTTCGTTGCACGAACAGAAATAGCTTCCTTCAAGATTGTTACATACTTGTCCACAAGGCGAGTCGGAGAAACATTCGTCGATATCCTGATCGCAACTGAAATAGAAATCaatatgatataaaaattgACAGTATTTTACAAGAAATTATTAATTAGTGCCGGTTCGTATATGGAATTATGACAACATATTCAGTGAATAATTGGTATTTCAATGACAAACTGTATTTATGTCATAATGTAAAAACTGTATCACGTAGTGTTTGTCTGGCTAATAGGCGATGAATTTTAGCTTTTTATATATTACTGATACTTAATCCAATCATTTAGTATTTAAAAATACTTAtcaaaaacatgaaataattttttcatttacataagTACTGAAGttgtcaattttatttcaactttgtaCGGTGACAATGTGGACGGTTTGTACGGTTACTAATATTTAGTACTCACATCCTGTGAGTGCAGCATTCTCTAAAATACAATTTACCAACTCATATGCGACTGTACATAATTCTGCACAAAAAGAGCaacaatttataattaaaattatactCACGCTTTGCCGTCCCAACCGTTGTCACATTTACACTCATTCGATGTTTCAAGTTGCTCACAAGTTCCGAATTCACATGGGGGGTAGCATTTAGCTGTTAACAAAACCAAGAATAAATAGGAAGTTTCAATGTGCTAGCGACGTTGATTGTCAAtccaaatttctattttatgaTCGGGCTTTAACTTTACAGTCAACTCTAAAACTTTTGGTTTTAcgttgttttgaaattttttaaacagAAACAATAAACATGTTTGTAACAAGTTGGAGTTAAAGCGTTTTATTTCGAAATCTGACTTCTACTGGATCGTTTTTAATCCAAAAATGCAATGCATCTCATTGTTATTCGTAATTATACCGTATGTCAGTGGTCgacaaactttatgtacttacgggccaaatatacatatttccggtagcgcgcggaccgcaatatttccgccttcgaacaatcgctacattagacttcaaattatggcgcatttGCACCTTCTATTATCATGTTAAAAGTCTGCAACAATGAGGCGTGTATGCGGccttttataatatattatctaacAAAACATCGTTTTTATTCACTCATTATCAATGTGATggatgatgtttttatggcaacttgCCCGCGGTACGTCGTCCAAATtacgatctgacaagcgagtacgaaatttattccaagtgtaatgcattttagataaagcatTATGAGCTTCCGAACATGCagattacacgttttgcactgtcgcacagatgagctgtggcgcagtcccgggTCTCGGGAATTTTCGATGACACGTTTCGTGACGAGTTTAACATTAAATCCCTTGATATCTGCGATGCTGAttgggcatatcgagcaaactggttttggaatgcgcaaaaaagtaaaatatttttgcgtCCAAGCACTTCGGAATGTTGGACCGAACCTCGTCACGAACTTCCTTCCGCTTCCaagacatttttaaattttaataatcaaaattatCTCGAACGACATACTACTGACGCTACTATTCCAAAACAAACGACGTGAAGCTGCACTttttaccacataaatccgtgtacagacaataataaatttcggatcaatttttgttgtaTGTATTAAATGTCAGTCTGTtcaagggccgcaacaaattgggccacagtttgccgacccctccCACATGTATACAAaatcattatttcattttaccGCTCGGAATCGGGTCAAACTATGCCATCATAAAAATTATGGGCGTTATGCAAGGATTCGGGTCGATATTATTATAATGGTACATACGTATAGAGCAGACTTCTCCGTGGAAATCTATCGTACAGTTGCAAACATTGGGTGCGACACAAATTCCGTCATTCTGACAGGCTTCTGTGCAAATGGCTGAAACACAACAAAAACAAGTCATCTATCAGAAGAATTTAATAAATTCGAAAAGTATTTATCATTATTGttggcaaatatataaaatcgtTTAACCATATTATTAACaaactcaaataaaaataaagatgaCTAGAATCATTTAGGATTGATGTATTCATTAAACTGATCAAAGTTATATAAAATAGATTCAGTGAATATACTCACGATTGCAAACGCGTCCCTCATCTGCACTAGCGAAACCATCACTGCAGGAACATTCGAACGAGCCTTTGATATTTGTGCAAATTTGTGCACAGTCGTGCGTACCAATTGTACACTCGTCGATGTCTGTAAGTAATGAGTGAAAACACGTAAACAAAACGACTCAGATTAAATCAAGAGATAACTATATATCACGATTTTAAggaattaaaaataacaaaaagacaGAATAGTAAACCGTGGAAGAAAAGACGCAACGTAGATTTATGTGGTTATCATGGTACCTTAACTCTTCAAATCGGTTGCTAGTGcaccacagaaaataaaaataaaaaactaattCACGATGACACGCAAAACTATGAAAAACGTTAAATTTAAAGCTGTTTCCGGCACCCTCTGgtgtttatttttcataaatttaaagGTGATTTGTCCAGAAGCGAGAACAAAATGGATTTCTGGAACATCAAcaataatttaacaaaatgattaTAAATAGATCCCCATCATGTTGTACAAGTTTGAAAAAACTCAAATCACGTGCGTTCATACAAAATAATAAGTTTCACCGAAGCATTTCAGTTCCTCTGAGATATATCCGGCCGCACAAGAACATGTGTATGATCCTTCAGTGTTTGTGCATGTCTGATCACATTCGTGTGTTCCAAGTGTGCACTCATCCAaatctaaatttatttattttataaaagttatttttgGAACTTTGCTGATGTAAAGGCAATATTTAACGAGGTTTTTCCTAGGCAAGGATTATAACTATCCAATTTAATTAAATGGAACAGAAGAATAATGGTGGCAAAATTTATCAATCCGAAAACTGAATATTCACTAATTAGTAAAAGGTATTGAagagtaatttattttaaatgctgtggtTTATAATTTGACATCCATATATTGTGGAATATTCGAAACGAAAATAAAGTGCCGAAAAAATGACATACAGTTGAAATTTATTGGTAAAATAGTTTATAAGACTAGAATTTTCACCCGATCATTTCCAACTCacaaattgtatatttttttcaaagtacaaTAACGAATGTTCATATTGTTACCGTTACAGTTAGATCCTTCTGCTTCATATCCTGCTTCACAACTGCAGGAAAACTTCCCTAACTCGTTGGTGCAAACCTGTGCACATCCGCCGTTGTTTGTTTCACATTCATTGATATCtacgttttaaaaaaaaactttttttgaacCTGATCGAATActttttttccaacttgtgcATTTTGGAATCTGGAAGCACGAGGTGCAATGGATACTGGAACTCGTTATTATGAATTGAagaataatgtaaaaaatcaaacttcatGAAATTATTGATGAGATGAATAATCGATTTACCCCAAAAGAGAGAAAAGTTATACGATATTTATCAAATATCGTCCATTGTTGATTATTTTACAGTGatgtatatttttacatttcgaAAGAATGGGGGCGAAAACATAGCTGTTCAATAATAATCTTCAAGCAAAAATGAGGTTCCATATCAAAATATCTCGAATCAATAATTTAACTTACCATGACACCTATGGTCATCAACCTTGTATCCGGATTTACAAGTACAGGTATAAGATCCTGGTTGATTTTCACAAGTTTGTTCACAATTATGTCCTTCTttacattcatcaatatctttaaaacaattttgataGTATATATCATGTTTAATACCTGCTTTTCAACTTAAATAACCCGCATGTGTTTACAAAATCTTTCATGTTTGCgtttattaaaatcaatttcaCTTACACGAAAAGCTTGTTTGGAGAGTAAATGTAAAATTCGAACATTAGTTTAACTGTGCTATACAGCGGATGTATCGAGGAGTATTGGAATACTAGTCTAGCAATCAGCAATAAGTAAACGCTACGACTCAAACAATAGCGCagaattcaaattcaaaatccAGGTTTTAGTAATGTTCATtcgaatttttatttctttagtAGTGTCTTTATGAGGTATATTCACTggtgtttgaaaattttaaaagtacGGATAAATGGCGATCGCTTATTTTGCGAGACAGGTTATGAAAACACTCTAAAAATAAGCATTATAAATATTCTCATGGTGAAGTATAGAAAACGAAAGGCAGGGGAATGTTTTCccggtaaatattttttacttttaattattaGCAATCTTCAAAAAGTTTAGATTTTACTTCTGACACATTGCGTACAATAATTATGTATACTGAAGCGTGTTGTTTGTCAAATCAGAATCGAATGCCAATATCAAGTAAGTTTTTTGAATACCTGCACAATTTACTTTGTCAGACCCAAGAACGTAGCCTGGATCACACCCACATGAATAGCTACCAACTTCATTATAACAAAGTTGGTGACACACATTCCCTTCGCATTCATTACGatctaaaattaacaaaacgtGGTTATTATAAaaagatatttattattttgaactAAAATTCAAATTCTCCTTCTTGTTGCTGTAAAGGTATGCAACAGGCGTAGGACTATAGTGTCCAAAATTACTTAGATTACAAATTAGGTCGTGGATACTACTAACATCCCCTAATACCTCGCTTACATAGTTGCtagaataaatttaaatagtACGACATAAAGATAATTCAAAGAGAAAAATGTCCCTAACAACTacatttgatttgtttttacaatTGTAGACACAAAAACGACGCGTAAcaattaattaaattatatcaATTTACCTTCACATTTTTTCTTGTCTGATGCCAAGTTAAATCCAACACGACATGAGCACGTATATCCGCCGTTGTGATTGGTGCAAACTTGGTCACAGTCGTCTATAGCCTGAGCACATTCGTTAATATCTGAATAAAAGGTGACCTTTTTATAGTAGTAGACCAGTGGCAGTTTTTATCcactcaaaaaataattttctgatGTATTGCATTTACAAAACATGATAACTGCCTGATGGTCACGGTACACTCAGTGTAGTATGTTTGATTGTATAATAACATAGTTGCCCTGATTAACGAATACACCAGAACCGTCTACTTTGAATTCTTTCTAATTTTACGTGttatgattttataaaaatactttGAACAAATAAAGATCAAATTACAACTCAgaaaaaatgtatatttggCAATTATAAATccttttcaagttttatttatgCTCAAGAAAATACTCAGCATACCATTGCATGAATGTCCGTTGGTAGCCAGAGTATACCCGGGGTCACAATCACATGAGAAGTCTCCGATCTCGTTAATGCATTTGTGAGCACAATTATCCAGATCATCTTGGCACTCGTCGACATCTGTGAATTGTCAAATTGCTGTAGTTAGAGACTATACCTAGTTTAATAATACAGAAATGAATCggatcattttatatttcaattcacgttgaaactg
Encoded here:
- the LOC120348657 gene encoding hematopoietic prostaglandin D synthase-like produces the protein MAKYRIIYFNLMARAELARLILVQAGVEFEDVRVTQEEWAKMKPDTPFGQLPLLEVDGVQYCQSPAICSYLARKYNLLGKTPEETMRAEMIGFCMGDMMMKLPFTEKDEKKKEEAFKEAFTTVIPPLLQKLEALLKQNDGGDGYFVSQLSTADLAWMMSSHFLGKMCPDLLKTVPKLSALAKKIEDLPKISEWIKSRPQTPI
- the LOC120348656 gene encoding uncharacterized protein LOC120348656, with the translated sequence MCDSGWKGASCAYDINECTSSTDGCAGTCTNSAGSFTCSCPNGKTLGSDGKSCNDVDECRINTDGCAHVCHNNDGSFTCSCNAGYKLGSDGKRCDDINECTANTDGCAGTCTNSVGSFTCSCPNGKVLGPDGKSCNDVNECEKNTDGCAHVCHNNDGSFTCSCNAGFKLGSDGKQCVDVDECQDDLDNCAHKCINEIGDFSCDCDPGYTLATNGHSCNDINECAQAIDDCDQVCTNHNGGYTCSCRVGFNLASDKKKCEDRNECEGNVCHQLCYNEVGSYSCGCDPGYVLGSDKVNCADIDECKEGHNCEQTCENQPGSYTCTCKSGYKVDDHRCHDINECETNNGGCAQVCTNELGKFSCSCEAGYEAEGSNCNDLDECTLGTHECDQTCTNTEGSYTCSCAAGYISEELKCFDIDECTIGTHDCAQICTNIKGSFECSCSDGFASADEGRVCNPICTEACQNDGICVAPNVCNCTIDFHGEVCSIPKCYPPCEFGTCEQLETSNECKCDNGWDGKACDQDIDECFSDSPCGQVCNNLEGSYFCSCNEGYALSDDQTTCIDVDECSGEHGCEHNCNNVEGSFSCSCNEGWSLGGNNFNCEDVNECEDGNHGCEHTCINNNGSFTCLCNENYYLWQDGKSCYEIVDEWTLSRKTCQCYYDPTKTDCACCIPGGCQCDSRNPSRCVQCGYGDTCAISIDEIAAPCFFNNSKLGKLVASRGQCDTRGRYVPRQCDNDGNCFCVSRIGIKIKGTEGADACENPYFLDGWTLPGNCQCNHDPTKMNCACCRNLGCQCPNKKGIKRCVQCGLSYLCDALSSYYGQFDFSVAPHIVVKNMNKQP